The proteins below are encoded in one region of Danio rerio strain Tuebingen ecotype United States chromosome 14, GRCz12tu, whole genome shotgun sequence:
- the LOC141377705 gene encoding uncharacterized protein — MTANKEQVNTVRRSIITNKEQVNTINSLIIANKEQVNTISSRIIANKEQVNTINSLIIANKEQVNTISSRIITNKEQVNTINSLIIANKEQVNTISSRIITNKEQVNTINSLIIANKEQVNTISSRIITNKKQVSKINSLIIANKEQVNTISSRIITNKQQVNTISSRIITNKQQVNTISSRIITNKQQVSTISSHIITNKQQVNTISSRIITNKQQVSKINSLIIANKEQVNTIRRSIITNKQQVNTINSLIIANKQQVNTIRRSIIKNKQQVSKINSLIIANKEQVNTISSRIITNKQQVSTISSHIITNKQQVSKINSLIIANKEQVNTIRRSIIKNKQQVSKINSLIIANKQQVNTISSRIITNKQQVSKINSLIIANKEQVNTIRRSIIKKQATGEQNKQSYYSKQGTGEHNKEKHYNKQATGEHNKQSYYSKQATGEHNKEKHYKKQATGEQNKQSYYSKQATGEHNKQSHYSKQETGEHNKQSHYCKQETGEHNKQSHYNKQATGEHNKQSHYSKQETGEHNKQSHYSKQGTGEHNKQSHYNKQATGEHNKQSHYNKQATGEHNKQSHYNKQATGEHNKQSHYSKQETGEHNKQSHYSKQETGEHNKQSHYNKQATGEHNKQSHYSKQGTGEHNKQSHYNKQATGEHNKQSHYNKQATGEHNKQSHYNKQATGEHNKQSHYNKQGTGEHNKEKHYKKTSNR, encoded by the exons TATAACAAACaaggaacaggtgaacacaataaacagtcttattatagcaaacaaggaacaggtgaacacaataagCAGTCGCATTATAGCAAACaaggaacaggtgaacacaataaaCAGTCTTATTATAGCAAACAAGGAACAAGTAAACACAATAAGCAGTCGCATTATAACAAACaaggaacaggtgaacacaataaaCAGTCTTATTATAGCAAACAAGGAACAAGTAAACACAATAAGCAGTCGCATTATAACAAACaaggaacaggtgaacacaataaaCAGTCTTATTATAGCAAACAAGGAACAGGTAAACACAATAAGCAGTCGCATTATAACAAACAAGaaacaggtgagcaaaataaacagtcttattatagcaaacaaggaacaggtgaacacaataagCAGTCGCATTATAACAAACAagcaacaggtgaacacaataagCAGTCGCATTATAACAAACAagcaacaggtgaacacaataagCAGTCGCATTATAACAAACAAGCAACAGGTGAGCACAATAAGCAGTCACATTATAACAAACAagcaacaggtgaacacaataagCAGTCGCATTATAACAAACAAGcaacaggtgagcaaaataaacagtcttattatagcaaacaaggaacaggtgaacacaataagGAGAAGCATTATAACAAACAagcaacaggtgaacacaataaaCAGTCTTATTATAGCAAACAagcaacaggtgaacacaataagGAGAAGCATTATAAAAAACAAGcaacaggtgagcaaaataaacagtcttattatagcaaacaaggaacaggtgaacacaataagCAGTCGCATTATAACAAACAAGCAACAGGTGAGCACAATAAGCAGTCACATTATAACAAACAAGcaacaggtgagcaaaataaacagtcttattatagcaaacaaggaacaggtgaacacaataagGAGAAGCATTATAAAAAACAAGcaacaggtgagcaaaataaacagTCTTATTATAGCAAACAagcaacaggtgaacacaataagCAGTCGCATTATAACAAACAAGcaacaggtgagcaaaataaacagtcttattatagcaaacaaggaacaggtgaacacaataagGAGAAGcattataaaaaaacaagcaacaggtgagcaaaataaacagtcttattatagcaaacaaggaacaggtgaacacaataagGAGAAGCATTATAACAAACAagcaacaggtgaacacaataaaCAGTCTTATTATAGCAAACAagcaacaggtgaacacaataagGAGAAGCATTATAAAAAACAAGcaacaggtgagcaaaataaacagTCTTATTATAGCAAACAagcaacaggtgaacacaataagCAGTCGCATTATAGCAAACAagaaacaggtgaacacaataagCAGTCGCATTATTGCAAACAagaaacaggtgaacacaataagCAGTCGCATTATAACAAACAagcaacaggtgaacacaataagCAGTCACATTATAGCAAACAagaaacaggtgaacacaataagCAGTCGCATTATAGCAAACaaggaacaggtgaacacaataagCAGTCGCATTATAACAAACAAGCAACAGGTGAGCACAATAAGCAGTCACATTATAACAAACAagcaacaggtgaacacaataagCAGTCGCATTATAACAAACAAGCAACAG gtgaacacaataagCAGTCGCATTATAGCAAACAagaaacaggtgaacacaataagCAGTCGCATTATAGCAAACAagaaacaggtgaacacaataagCAGTCGCATTATAACAAACAagcaacaggtgaacacaataagCAGTCGCATTATAGCAAACaaggaacaggtgaacacaataagCAGTCGCATTATAACAAACAAGCAACAGGTGAGCACAATAAGCAGTCACATTATAACAAACAagcaacaggtgaacacaataagCAGTCGCATTATAACAAACAAGCAACAGGTGAGCACAATAAGCAGTCACATTATAACAAACaaggaacaggtgaacacaataagGAGAAGcattataaaaaaacaagcaacaggtga